One Oligoflexus sp. genomic region harbors:
- a CDS encoding FdhF/YdeP family oxidoreductase — protein MKKQFDRRFSSFVEMGVTAWENRDNLGYAMKLLTDGVCDGCALGTSGVKDWTIPGIHLCWIRLNLLRLNTMPGLNFAELPAIADLQRLNEKELRSLGRIAEPMIREPGATHLRRLTWDEALHRISQKIRAVGVDRTGFYLVSRGTVNETYYATQKAVRFLGSNDIDNSARICHAPSTVALKQMIGHGATTFSYQDLLKSDLLVFVGSNAANNQPVLMKYLHVAKKNGAKIATINPYREPGMEKYWVPSVPESALLGTVIADASFEVRVGGDAAFMNGVLKYLIERGSVDQDFIQKAEGWEDLKASLATQSWEYLETSAGCSRDHMKRFAELYEKTKSAIFVWSMGVTMHKEGVDNVRSVVNLALARGNIGKPGAGLMPIRGHSGVQGGGEMGATPNALPGGIGLNAANRERFERLWGFPPPEKPGRFIVEMIDAAARGELDVLYCIGSNLFGVLPDPYYVRSALENLSLRVHHDIVLNPQMFVPSREAVIILPATTRYEMPGGNTETSTERRVIFNPELGAHRIPNARDEWRVLIEVAERVKPEGADKIQFDTTAAIREEIAKAVPFYEGIQKLQNKGDQFQWGGPMLCEDGKFATADGKAHFVPVTPRENRVPEGWFQLTNRRGKQFNSMAFRDLEPLASARRHEVILSEVDMKALQLKAGDLVKVKSAIGELEAAVKPGRVRPQTVIAHWPESNILIQRGQLDPECGIPAFRDELVQVLPLRPALTNAKSL, from the coding sequence ATGAAAAAGCAATTCGATCGTCGCTTCAGTTCCTTCGTCGAAATGGGTGTGACAGCCTGGGAAAACCGGGATAATCTGGGGTACGCCATGAAACTCCTGACCGATGGAGTCTGCGATGGTTGTGCGCTCGGCACCTCGGGCGTCAAGGACTGGACCATACCGGGAATTCATCTCTGCTGGATACGCCTGAACCTTTTGCGGCTCAATACCATGCCGGGGCTTAACTTTGCCGAACTTCCCGCCATCGCGGATCTGCAGCGTCTGAATGAAAAGGAGCTGCGCTCGCTTGGGCGAATCGCCGAGCCTATGATTCGCGAACCAGGCGCCACGCATCTGCGTCGCCTGACCTGGGACGAGGCGCTGCATCGCATCAGCCAAAAAATAAGGGCCGTCGGTGTGGATCGCACCGGCTTTTATCTGGTCTCCCGCGGCACGGTCAATGAAACCTATTACGCGACGCAGAAAGCGGTTCGCTTCCTCGGCAGCAATGATATCGACAATTCCGCCCGCATCTGTCACGCCCCGAGCACGGTGGCGCTCAAACAGATGATTGGTCACGGCGCGACCACCTTCAGCTATCAGGATCTTCTGAAGAGTGATCTTCTGGTTTTCGTTGGCAGCAATGCCGCGAATAATCAGCCGGTGCTCATGAAGTATCTGCATGTGGCCAAGAAAAATGGGGCCAAGATCGCGACCATCAATCCCTACCGTGAACCCGGCATGGAGAAATACTGGGTTCCCTCTGTGCCGGAATCCGCGCTGCTCGGCACCGTGATTGCCGATGCGAGCTTTGAAGTGCGGGTCGGCGGTGACGCTGCATTCATGAATGGGGTTTTGAAATATCTGATCGAACGCGGCAGCGTGGATCAGGATTTTATTCAGAAGGCGGAAGGCTGGGAGGACTTGAAGGCGTCCCTCGCCACACAGAGCTGGGAATATCTGGAAACCTCGGCCGGCTGTTCGCGCGATCACATGAAGCGCTTTGCCGAACTCTATGAAAAGACCAAAAGCGCAATCTTTGTGTGGTCCATGGGCGTGACCATGCATAAGGAAGGCGTCGATAACGTGAGAAGCGTTGTGAACCTCGCCCTGGCGCGCGGCAACATCGGCAAACCCGGAGCCGGCTTGATGCCGATTCGCGGACACTCGGGCGTTCAGGGCGGCGGTGAGATGGGAGCGACGCCGAATGCCCTGCCGGGAGGCATCGGCCTGAATGCTGCGAATCGCGAGCGCTTTGAAAGGCTCTGGGGTTTTCCCCCTCCCGAAAAGCCAGGGCGTTTCATCGTCGAGATGATCGATGCGGCGGCTCGGGGTGAACTGGATGTGCTCTACTGCATCGGCAGCAATCTCTTCGGCGTCCTGCCCGATCCTTATTATGTCCGCAGCGCTTTGGAAAATCTGAGTCTTCGCGTGCACCATGATATCGTTTTGAATCCGCAGATGTTCGTGCCCTCGCGTGAGGCCGTCATCATCCTGCCAGCCACCACCCGCTATGAAATGCCGGGCGGCAATACGGAAACCAGCACCGAGCGCCGGGTTATCTTCAATCCCGAACTCGGGGCGCATCGCATTCCCAATGCCCGCGATGAGTGGCGCGTTCTGATCGAAGTCGCCGAGCGTGTGAAACCCGAGGGCGCCGATAAAATCCAATTTGATACAACGGCCGCCATACGCGAGGAAATCGCCAAGGCCGTGCCTTTCTACGAAGGCATTCAAAAGCTTCAGAACAAGGGTGATCAGTTTCAATGGGGCGGGCCCATGCTCTGCGAGGATGGGAAATTCGCGACGGCCGATGGCAAGGCTCATTTCGTGCCCGTCACGCCGCGAGAGAATCGCGTGCCCGAGGGTTGGTTCCAGCTGACCAACCGTCGCGGAAAACAATTCAATAGCATGGCTTTCCGCGACCTGGAGCCGCTGGCTTCGGCCCGCCGTCATGAGGTGATTCTGTCGGAAGTGGATATGAAAGCGCTGCAGCTGAAAGCCGGTGATCTGGTGAAAGTCAAATCCGCGATCGGAGAACTGGAGGCGGCGGTTAAACCCGGTCGCGTGCGACCCCAGACGGTAATTGCTCATTGGCCGGAATCGAATATTCTGATTCAACGCGGGCAGCTCGATCCTGAATGCGGCATACCCGCTTTCCGTGATGAGCTGGTGCAGGTGCTCCCTTTGCGTCCGGCTCTCACGAATGCGAAATCCCTATGA
- a CDS encoding Hpt domain-containing protein yields the protein MSRWIRASLGLKRQNFQDDETFLQARITLSFALVYALAWLLYVPIYTLWLPNWPGVILCVLGGFCSAAYGAYVIYKRQDIGQGGVWANLGGCLTLIAIGTVTGGMYSPILGWIFFGSITTFLCHGRALGLLIVGTSWVGILSIDILDILGLLKTYSFPFDLKSREFQFFILLAHGLIIPALGFVTSLFDKVIRNAYRQSQSSRAIADANLNKLRFVFKSLSYGVLTIEKDGRIGSEYSKALEDILEKSQLGGAQAIPLVFQSARLPPDSYQMLLSAVEASLGEPELAFEMNEDCFPRELEYEFGARHKRVELDWKPMAGPDGTIDKILLSLKDVTEQREIAAKATKMSHDYQLLATLVQIPKEHFLATYKSARRMLVESQQILTGAFDLDKTAVKVLLMNIHTIKGECRSLHLKDVVDKAHKLEEFCQKAKNDPTRNPSDREQLRADLDHLERLLIQYQRVAHEYLGWKETDTYLQIEKAELIEILEQTPEHILGQKDSLRLASYLKGLIFVSLENFMADLHPVAQRLARDLDKAPPIFEQRVPLVYLRESGKILLQRVFTHLLRNAMDHGIEAPAMRLAKGKPAEGCLKFTAEIVRGQLIIHFSDDGQGLGLTAIRSRGKEMGFDADAMPLESLCQLVFVDGLSTASTINDISGRGVGMSAIKLFAEESGAHLELKVLEGKRAGDDQIPFEIAISLPESHFVI from the coding sequence ATGTCGCGATGGATCCGTGCCAGCTTAGGTCTTAAGCGTCAGAATTTTCAGGACGATGAAACATTTCTTCAGGCCCGCATCACATTGTCCTTTGCCCTTGTCTATGCATTGGCCTGGCTTCTTTATGTCCCTATTTATACGCTTTGGCTCCCCAACTGGCCCGGGGTCATCCTCTGCGTGCTCGGGGGCTTTTGCTCGGCGGCCTATGGCGCTTATGTCATTTACAAGCGCCAGGACATCGGCCAGGGCGGAGTCTGGGCCAACCTGGGGGGCTGCCTGACGCTGATCGCCATCGGCACGGTGACAGGAGGCATGTACTCCCCTATTCTCGGCTGGATTTTCTTTGGTTCCATTACCACCTTTTTGTGCCATGGTCGCGCGCTTGGCCTTTTGATAGTCGGGACCAGCTGGGTCGGCATCCTGTCCATAGACATCCTCGATATCCTGGGTCTTCTGAAGACCTATTCTTTTCCTTTTGATCTCAAGTCCCGTGAGTTTCAGTTTTTCATCCTGCTCGCGCACGGCCTGATCATTCCGGCCTTGGGCTTCGTCACCAGTCTCTTTGATAAGGTGATCCGCAACGCCTATCGTCAGTCACAGTCTTCGCGCGCCATAGCCGATGCCAACCTGAATAAGCTGCGCTTCGTTTTCAAAAGTCTGAGTTACGGTGTGCTCACGATCGAGAAAGATGGGCGTATCGGCAGCGAGTATTCCAAAGCCCTCGAAGATATTCTGGAAAAAAGTCAACTCGGAGGTGCGCAGGCGATCCCTCTGGTCTTCCAATCCGCCCGGCTCCCACCCGATTCCTATCAGATGCTTCTGAGCGCTGTCGAGGCCAGCCTGGGTGAGCCCGAGCTGGCTTTTGAGATGAATGAAGACTGCTTTCCACGGGAACTGGAATATGAATTCGGAGCCAGGCACAAAAGGGTCGAGCTGGACTGGAAACCGATGGCAGGACCCGACGGCACGATTGATAAGATCCTTTTGTCTTTGAAGGATGTAACGGAGCAGCGCGAGATTGCGGCCAAGGCCACCAAGATGTCCCACGATTATCAGCTGCTGGCGACTCTTGTGCAGATTCCCAAGGAGCACTTTCTTGCCACCTATAAAAGCGCAAGGAGAATGCTGGTCGAGTCGCAGCAGATTCTCACGGGTGCTTTTGATCTGGATAAAACCGCCGTGAAGGTTCTGCTTATGAACATCCATACCATCAAAGGGGAATGCCGCTCCCTTCATCTCAAGGACGTTGTGGACAAGGCCCATAAGCTTGAGGAATTCTGTCAGAAGGCCAAGAATGATCCCACGCGGAATCCTTCGGATCGTGAGCAGCTTCGCGCCGATCTCGATCATCTGGAGCGCCTTCTGATCCAGTATCAGAGAGTCGCGCATGAGTACCTGGGATGGAAGGAAACTGATACCTATTTGCAGATAGAGAAAGCCGAACTGATCGAAATCCTGGAACAGACCCCGGAGCATATCCTGGGGCAGAAGGATTCCCTGCGACTCGCAAGCTATCTGAAGGGCTTGATCTTTGTCTCGCTTGAGAACTTCATGGCTGATCTTCATCCAGTCGCGCAACGCCTCGCACGCGACCTGGACAAGGCGCCCCCGATCTTTGAACAAAGAGTGCCGCTGGTCTATCTGCGCGAAAGCGGCAAGATCCTCCTGCAGCGCGTATTCACCCACCTTCTGCGCAATGCCATGGATCATGGCATCGAAGCGCCTGCGATGCGTCTGGCCAAGGGCAAGCCTGCAGAAGGCTGCCTGAAGTTTACCGCGGAAATCGTCAGGGGCCAGCTGATCATTCATTTTTCCGACGACGGCCAGGGACTCGGGCTCACCGCTATTCGGAGCCGAGGCAAGGAGATGGGCTTTGATGCCGACGCCATGCCTTTGGAAAGTCTTTGCCAGCTTGTCTTTGTCGATGGACTGTCCACCGCCTCGACCATCAATGACATTTCAGGGCGGGGTGTGGGCATGTCCGCCATCAAACTCTTTGCAGAGGAATCAGGGGCTCATCTTGAGCTGAAGGTTCTGGAAGGAAAAAGGGCTGGTGATGATCAGATTCCATTTGAAATCGCGATCAGTCTTCCGGAAAGTCATTTTGTGATTTAA
- a CDS encoding nitroreductase, translating to MSASDFYQFLAQRRSASVLIEPCPDRSTLERILQVGGTVPDHGGLKPYRFVVVSGEGRQKFADAMVNAGLEAKGSLDEKKQAKLKSKAFAAPMQIVIVFSPEEDDKIPEWEQMASASCTGYALGLAANSLGFGAVWKSFGFKEGSVMKELFQLRENERILGWVNIGTEKERERSPRVPLDLKKFALHIT from the coding sequence ATGTCAGCATCGGATTTTTATCAATTCCTGGCTCAGCGGCGCAGCGCGTCCGTTCTTATTGAGCCTTGTCCTGATAGAAGCACTTTGGAAAGAATTCTTCAGGTCGGCGGCACCGTACCGGATCACGGCGGATTAAAACCCTATCGCTTCGTTGTTGTTTCCGGTGAAGGCCGGCAGAAATTCGCCGACGCGATGGTCAACGCCGGCCTGGAAGCCAAGGGTTCCCTGGACGAGAAGAAGCAGGCCAAACTCAAATCCAAGGCCTTCGCCGCCCCCATGCAGATCGTCATCGTATTCAGTCCCGAAGAGGATGATAAAATTCCAGAGTGGGAGCAGATGGCCTCGGCCTCATGCACCGGCTATGCCCTGGGGCTCGCGGCCAACAGTCTCGGATTCGGAGCGGTCTGGAAAAGTTTTGGCTTCAAGGAAGGGTCGGTGATGAAAGAGCTCTTTCAGCTGCGGGAGAATGAGCGAATCCTCGGCTGGGTGAATATCGGAACAGAAAAAGAGCGTGAGCGCTCGCCGCGCGTCCCCCTCGACCTGAAGAAGTTTGCGCTCCATATTACGTGA
- the fdhD gene encoding formate dehydrogenase accessory sulfurtransferase FdhD — protein MIKGYSQSIQTWDHGTLRTRTDQLAEEAPLELIIDHCDGEHWHRQNIAVTMRTPGEDTALALGFLFTETVISSYASVESLNERLDTNRQRVIVRLQDEARVDVQKLTRHVFTNSSCGVCSQASLDQVQKLCPVKPVMTETVDPALLCTLPQRMREAQKEFGRTGGLHASALFDASGRLLFLCEDVGRHNALDKVIGHALRQGLLPLRDSILLLSGRASFELIQKAALAGIPFVAALGAPSSLASALAQDMGMTLIGFLRESSFNIYCGAERLLLGSSADPS, from the coding sequence ATGATAAAAGGCTATTCGCAGTCCATCCAGACCTGGGACCACGGGACGCTTCGAACCCGCACGGATCAACTCGCGGAAGAAGCCCCGCTGGAGCTGATCATTGATCACTGCGATGGCGAGCACTGGCATCGGCAGAATATTGCCGTCACCATGCGGACTCCTGGCGAGGACACGGCGCTGGCCCTGGGTTTTTTGTTCACAGAGACGGTGATCTCCTCGTACGCATCTGTGGAGAGCCTGAACGAGCGCCTCGATACCAATCGTCAGCGCGTGATCGTGCGGCTGCAGGACGAGGCGCGGGTTGATGTTCAAAAATTGACAAGGCATGTCTTCACCAATTCCTCGTGCGGGGTCTGCAGCCAGGCGAGTCTGGATCAGGTGCAGAAACTTTGCCCGGTGAAACCCGTGATGACCGAAACGGTGGACCCTGCCCTTCTTTGCACGCTCCCCCAGCGCATGCGCGAAGCCCAGAAGGAATTTGGTCGCACCGGCGGTCTTCATGCCAGCGCCCTTTTTGATGCAAGCGGACGTCTTCTTTTTCTGTGCGAGGATGTCGGTCGGCATAATGCCTTGGATAAGGTCATCGGTCATGCTCTCAGGCAGGGCCTTCTCCCTCTGCGCGACAGTATCCTTCTTCTGAGCGGTCGCGCCAGCTTTGAACTGATTCAAAAAGCGGCTCTGGCCGGCATTCCCTTTGTCGCTGCGCTCGGAGCCCCCAGCAGCCTTGCCAGTGCTCTGGCCCAGGACATGGGCATGACCCTGATCGGCTTTTTGCGCGAAAGCAGCTTTAATATTTACTGTGGCGCTGAGCGTCTTTTGTTAGGATCATCAGCGGACCCTTCATAA